The proteins below come from a single Branchiostoma floridae strain S238N-H82 chromosome 5, Bfl_VNyyK, whole genome shotgun sequence genomic window:
- the LOC118416489 gene encoding uncharacterized abhydrolase domain-containing protein DDB_G0269086-like gives MASPLLVLLFLGFMLEVKCFPAAVNESISSRNFKENRLLTVLGRRFHFNSEEVEATKDLIEDEENNIDPEQDEIIFRLQVEEIVRKLRTMSEEEMQRIKMVFVRNMGPDRAEEVFGIAEEIFAREKEANEELQKSFQLNEGEEEAFEELVEDTKDGRDPETEDMEFKLGLYELADGYDQLSPEQKERFRDLVELEFGSEDAAWIFQEIIKIQEEIKTLEANPTGDNGISLAKEKVDRVADDQENKVFWGELHVDVYDERSEGNDTDNGVEEFENSNSAQAAGADFTQAQSAGANPAPAQSAGANPVQAQSAGANPVQAQSAGANPVAAQTAGANPVQDQTAGANPVQEQSAGASPVPAQSVNADINSPEDPATDATPTQALTETSIESTSIEVNDDGNITDIGRETIKTEANVTLSNVDNIPAAPTPVISVITTTPAGKDVDSSMASVKNIANTTSTAQTNLMITISENSSIGGSPTKWENTSDAPTAVSNSSSTATSTSLN, from the exons atggcgtcaCCCTTACTTGTTCTCCTGTTCTTGGGGTTTATGTTGGAAGTGAAGTGTTTCCCGGCTGCTGTCAACGAGTCCATCTCTTCAAGAAACTTTAAGGAAAATAGAC TGCTGACCGTACTAGGGAGAAGATTCCACTTCAACAGTGAAGAAGTGGAAGCGACAAAGGATCTGATAGAAGATGAGGAGAACAACATTGACCCTGAACAAGACG AAATAATTTTCCGGCTCCAGGTTGAAGAAATTGTGAGAAAACTAAGGACGATGAGCGAGGAGGAAATGCAAAGAA TAAAAATGGTTTTTGTTCGTAATATGGGGCCGGACAGGGCAGAAGAGGTCTTTGGAATTGCAGAAGAAATATTTGCGAGGGAAAAAGAAG CAAATGAAGAGTTGCAAAAATCGTTTCAACTAAACGAAGGAGAAGAGGAGGCTTTTGAGGAACTCGTTGAGGATACCAAAGATGGAAGGGATCCCGAAACTGAAG ATATGGAGTTCAAGCTCGGACTTTATGAACTGGCAGATGGATATGACCAACTGTCCCCGGAGCAGAAAGAGAGAT ttaGAGACCTGGTGGAGCTAGAATTCGGATCGGAGGACGCAGCCTGGATATTCCAAGAAATCATTAAGATCCAGGAGGAAATTAAGACATTAGAAG CGAACCCGACCGGAGACAATGGCATCAGCTTAGCCAAGGAGAAAGTCGACAGGGTAGCTGACGATCAGGAAAACAAGGTGTTTTGGGGTGAGTTACATGTGGACGTGTATGATGAGAGAAGTGAAGGCAATGACACAGACAACGGCGTGGAAGAATTTGAAAACTCTAATTCGGCACAGGCTGCAGGTGCAGATTTTACCCAAGCACAGTCTGCAGGTGCAAATCCTGCTCCAGCACAGTCTGCAGGTGCAAACCCTGTTCAAGCTCAGTCTGCAGGTGCAAACCCTGTTCAAGCTCAATCTGCAGGTGCAAACCCTGTTGCAGCACAGACTGCAGGTGCAAACCCTGTTCAAGACCAGACTGCAGGTGCAAACCCTGTTCAAGAACAGTCTGCAGGTGCAAGCCCTGTTCCAGCACAGTCTGTAAATGCAGATATAAATTCTCCTGAAGACCCGGCTACAGATGCAACCCCTACTCAAGCACTGACGGAGACATCGATAGAAAGCACATCAATAGAGGTCAACGATGATGGAAATATCACTGATATTGGCCGTGAGACAATAAAAACTGAAGCTAACGTCACACTTAGTAACGTGGATAATATTCCAGCAGCGCCAACTCCAGTGATCAGTGTCATCACCACCACCCCAGCAGGGAAAGACGTCGACAGTTCAATGGCGTCCGTCAAAAATATAGCAAACACCACCTCCACGGCACAAACTAACCTCATGATCACTATCTCGGAAAATTCATCCATCGGGGGATCTCCTACAAAGTGGGAAAATACTTCAGATGCACCAACCGCAGTTTCGAATTCAAGCAGCACTGCTACTTCTACCAGCCTGAACTGA